A section of the Telopea speciosissima isolate NSW1024214 ecotype Mountain lineage chromosome 3, Tspe_v1, whole genome shotgun sequence genome encodes:
- the LOC122655164 gene encoding uncharacterized protein LOC122655164, producing MDNSEGDAANFKNKSDRNSEKSFDDIFPSEFEDVVSNDSRRDFVIQEGFERLFVKNESYKVSAVCKAIGCTWRVYASRVSMTNTDDKTFMIKSYIPTHTCIRRTEHKSVTSKWIAGKFTNQVKTDPNINVKTMKAVLGSTGIQDSYMKMYRARNITVEINQGSFAQSYALLPEYANLVLKNMPGSIVRLRYNDRQDMSQSPMFKRLFASFYACTEGFKKGCRPFIGIDGYHLKGKYGGILLSVISVDGNNVLFPIAFEIVEVECNDSWLFFLECLKEGLGDPSHD from the exons ATGGATAACAGTGAAGGTGATGCAGCTAATTTTAAAAACAAGAGTGATAGAAATAGTGAGAAGAGTTTTGATGATATATTTCCCAGTGAATTTGAAGATGTTGTTTCTAATGATTCTAGGAGA GACTTTGTGATTCAAGAGGGATTTGAGAGGTTGTTTGTGAAAAATGAAAGCTACAAAGTCAGTGCTGTATGTAAAGCAATTGGATGTACTTGGAGAGTGTATGCTTCCCGTGTTTCAATGACCAACACTGATGACAAGACTTTTATGATAAAGTCTTATATTCCAACACATACATGCATCAGGAGAACAGAACACAAGAGTGTTACATCAAAATGGATAGCAGGAAAATTTACAAATCAGGTTAAGACTGATCCAAACATAAATGTAAAGACAATGAAGGCAGTTTTGGGTTCAACAGGAATTCAAGACTCTTATATGAAAATGTACAGGGCACGCAACATTACTGTAGAAATTAATCAAGGTAGCTTTGCACAGTCATATGCACTATTACCTGAGTATGCTAATTTGGTCTTGAAGAACATGCCTGGTAGTATAGTCAGGCTACGTTATAATGATAGGCAAGACATGTCACAATCTCCAATGTTTAAGAGGTTGTTTGCATCATTTTATGCATGCACTGAAGGTTTCAAGAAGGGATGCAGACCATTCATTGGTATTGATGGATATCATCTCAAGGGAAAGTATGGTGGTATTCTACTGTCAGTCATATCTGTTGATGGGAATAATGTCTTGTTCCCCATTGCATTTGAAATAGTAGAAGTAGAATGCAACGACAGttggctctttttccttgaatgtTTAAAGGAGGGACTTGGAGATCCCAGCCATGATTAA